From Arthrobacter sp. FW306-2-2C-D06B, a single genomic window includes:
- a CDS encoding helix-hairpin-helix domain-containing protein, whose amino-acid sequence MPRRNRASPSDDAASAARLRFAVRLAPPSGREAAEQPGHDNTMEPLLPLQTLMTSGSGIASAGVQSGTEDLSEEAGPPSRLRWRTPWRVAGLLALPCVVLVVWFFWQSWSGQPTIEPLVRSSHAGATPEVGTGSKGGVNEAPEPENGAQLLTVHVAGAVKSPGIVRVPAGARVFDAIAAAGGADAAAQLDSLNLAAVVQDAAKIHVPRTGEAAPSHPAGPPGGPPTAGGTGAGTSASGKVNLNTATAEELDTLPKVGPVLAKRIVEWRQQHGPFASVEDLDAVDGVGPKLMESLLPLVTV is encoded by the coding sequence ATGCCACGCAGGAATCGTGCCTCACCCTCGGACGATGCTGCGAGTGCCGCCCGGCTCCGATTCGCTGTTCGTCTTGCACCGCCGTCGGGCCGGGAGGCCGCCGAGCAGCCGGGCCACGACAACACAATGGAACCTCTGCTTCCGTTGCAAACCTTGATGACGTCCGGCTCGGGTATAGCCAGTGCGGGCGTGCAGTCAGGTACCGAAGACTTGTCCGAAGAGGCAGGACCTCCATCGCGGCTTCGGTGGCGCACACCGTGGCGCGTGGCCGGGCTGTTGGCTTTGCCTTGCGTGGTGCTGGTGGTTTGGTTCTTCTGGCAGTCCTGGTCCGGGCAGCCGACGATTGAGCCGCTAGTCCGAAGTTCACATGCGGGAGCAACTCCAGAAGTGGGTACGGGAAGTAAAGGCGGTGTCAACGAGGCTCCGGAACCAGAGAATGGAGCCCAACTGCTTACCGTCCATGTTGCCGGCGCGGTGAAAAGTCCCGGGATCGTCAGGGTGCCCGCCGGAGCACGGGTGTTTGACGCGATCGCCGCTGCCGGTGGCGCGGATGCAGCAGCCCAGCTGGACAGCCTGAACCTTGCGGCGGTGGTGCAGGACGCAGCGAAGATCCATGTTCCACGGACGGGGGAGGCGGCTCCGTCACACCCCGCCGGGCCACCAGGCGGCCCTCCAACAGCCGGCGGCACGGGAGCAGGGACTTCTGCCAGCGGAAAAGTGAATCTCAACACCGCAACCGCTGAAGAACTCGATACCCTGCCGAAGGTCGGCCCCGTCCTGGCCAAGCGCATCGTCGAATGGCGGCAGCAACACGGCCCGTTCGCTTCCGTGGAGGACCTCGATGCCGTGGATGGTGTCGGTCCCAAGCTGATGGAATCCCTTCTGCCGTTGGTGACGGTTTAG
- a CDS encoding DUF416 family protein, with the protein MLEYNEMLLMLHLEPLDRLAKTAFAAACAERMVPLSNRYARQTGDSLREQRLTAIVSAAWQAAAGGDVDATLLEAEAEAMVPDEDDEGWTAGRSYAGNAAAAAGYAIRTWRTNDPQHAAWAARQIFDAADLAYFQANPGGSFLTEAEQNASLESTVVQSAISAIHRDLEAVKNAWPLSELRQRAQQEGQEWAATVP; encoded by the coding sequence ATGCTTGAATACAATGAGATGCTGCTGATGCTGCATCTGGAACCTCTTGACCGCCTCGCTAAGACAGCTTTTGCCGCTGCCTGCGCCGAACGTATGGTGCCCTTGTCCAATCGATACGCGAGACAAACGGGTGATTCGTTGCGTGAGCAACGGCTCACCGCAATCGTCTCAGCAGCATGGCAAGCGGCCGCGGGCGGCGACGTCGATGCGACTCTTCTGGAAGCTGAAGCAGAAGCAATGGTTCCGGACGAGGACGATGAGGGATGGACAGCCGGCCGGAGCTACGCTGGCAACGCTGCAGCGGCTGCGGGCTACGCCATCCGGACGTGGCGCACCAACGATCCTCAACACGCTGCCTGGGCTGCCCGTCAGATCTTCGACGCCGCAGATCTTGCATACTTTCAGGCAAACCCCGGAGGGAGCTTCCTGACCGAGGCTGAGCAGAACGCATCCTTGGAGTCAACGGTCGTACAGTCGGCCATTTCGGCCATCCATCGTGATCTTGAGGCCGTCAAGAACGCATGGCCTCTGTCTGAATTGCGCCAAAGAGCCCAGCAGGAAGGCCAGGAATGGGCAGCGACCGTGCCCTAG
- a CDS encoding ATPase — protein sequence MAFELHAQLTALKVKHCVIEGDNLDLAFPQPWEHNLAERNLAAIWANYRALGYRRMIYTNTVSVRFTQELAAAMGDSPRITAVLLTADDETASTRLLRRTQGSDLQEHLDRSNAAARELELLTPRWVHRCPTDNRGVQDIAADLLRLTGWAIN from the coding sequence GTGGCTTTCGAACTGCATGCCCAGCTCACTGCCCTAAAGGTCAAGCACTGTGTGATCGAAGGCGACAACCTGGACTTGGCCTTCCCTCAACCGTGGGAGCACAATCTGGCAGAGCGGAATCTTGCCGCGATCTGGGCAAACTACCGTGCTCTCGGCTATAGGCGGATGATTTACACGAACACGGTCAGCGTCCGATTCACACAGGAATTAGCAGCAGCCATGGGAGACAGTCCCCGTATCACTGCGGTACTGCTGACCGCCGACGACGAAACAGCCTCAACCAGGCTCCTCCGGCGGACCCAGGGCAGCGACCTTCAGGAACATCTTGACCGCAGCAATGCAGCCGCCAGAGAACTCGAACTCCTCACACCACGATGGGTCCATCGATGCCCTACGGACAACCGCGGCGTGCAGGACATTGCTGCTGACCTTCTGAGGCTCACCGGGTGGGCAATCAACTGA
- a CDS encoding DegV family protein, which produces MTDREPPAWLWLKERLARLRQSTTPGRTGTEPAPVVVRTAVVTDSAAALPAEWVKAFVADGRLAVVPMPVMVGEEIYGEGEDDIIQTLALALAAGSSVKTSRPSPGQFEQAYLAARDRGFEAVVSIHISAGLSGTVDAARLAAQRVSIPVEVIDSRTVGMAQGMGVQSALVAAADGRSAAEVRHFAEERLARTKVYFYVPSLDQLRRGGRIGTAASWLGTMLSIKPILAVDDGKIVPLEKVRSAAKAVARLEEIVIADVNSRPVRQSRLAVHHFGNLAGAERLAARLGENCPGCPPAQISALPAVLAAHAGLGVLAVVVGESSTPGATTLPARSHP; this is translated from the coding sequence TTGACGGACCGCGAACCACCCGCTTGGTTGTGGCTCAAGGAACGTTTGGCCCGCCTGCGCCAGTCCACGACGCCGGGACGCACCGGAACTGAGCCGGCGCCCGTCGTCGTGCGCACCGCCGTCGTCACCGATTCGGCTGCCGCACTTCCGGCCGAATGGGTCAAGGCGTTCGTTGCCGACGGCCGCCTCGCCGTCGTGCCGATGCCCGTCATGGTGGGCGAAGAGATCTACGGCGAGGGGGAAGACGACATCATCCAGACCCTCGCGCTGGCCCTCGCGGCGGGATCGTCCGTCAAGACCTCCCGGCCCTCACCCGGCCAGTTCGAACAGGCCTATCTTGCCGCCCGGGACCGCGGTTTCGAAGCCGTCGTCTCCATCCACATTTCCGCAGGCCTGTCCGGCACCGTGGACGCCGCAAGGCTGGCTGCGCAACGCGTCTCGATCCCTGTCGAAGTCATTGACTCCCGCACCGTTGGAATGGCGCAAGGCATGGGAGTCCAAAGCGCGCTGGTTGCCGCCGCAGACGGCCGTTCGGCTGCCGAAGTCCGTCACTTTGCCGAGGAGCGATTGGCGCGCACCAAGGTCTACTTCTATGTGCCGAGCCTTGATCAGCTCCGGCGCGGCGGCCGAATCGGAACTGCTGCGTCTTGGCTCGGAACAATGCTGTCCATCAAGCCGATCCTTGCGGTGGACGACGGCAAGATCGTGCCGCTCGAGAAGGTACGCTCCGCCGCCAAGGCCGTCGCCCGGCTTGAAGAAATCGTTATTGCAGACGTCAATTCCCGGCCTGTACGACAATCACGGCTCGCCGTGCATCACTTTGGAAACCTGGCAGGGGCAGAGCGGCTCGCAGCACGGCTTGGCGAGAACTGCCCCGGTTGCCCGCCAGCCCAGATCAGCGCCCTGCCGGCCGTGCTGGCGGCCCACGCCGGGCTCGGCGTTTTGGCGGTGGTTGTGGGGGAAAGTAGCACGCCTGGCGCGACGACGCTCCCAGCGCGGAGCCACCCGTAG
- a CDS encoding RHS repeat domain-containing protein, translating to MASEPQEPPKPVIPEVKRGQGKDPDQHGQSTWKKQQAQPAAGVATGSPYLRIDMESKTYYGPDTYICWDTAYINLIQGSQYFICAVVFPYDANGNPTSFSSSNTFEFIVKDGCGNTVSDVTRYNLYTAGTNPAVLTAMQNGSELGVAIGSGVFGVPWDSSCSTGWSMTVNFSGSTTDPTPVPVNSTATVIGNTTPPPPPPPMPAEQTTGDGAPYHSEQGDPVDSLTGAFNYHPDRIDLGYAALGGGLALGRSYSSATQRSNRFGPGWSDSYDATLQADPTTGKVTYHDPGGSVQVFTPAGGSNYTSPLGVRSTLVTTPTGWTLTTKTQMVLTFDLNGRLTGTRDRNGQGTVLNWTGGQLASVTGSGRSISFSYNPLGLVSGVTGSDGRTAGYLYDANGRLQTFTDVMGKATTYGYDGNSLLASVQDANSNFPIRSTYDPNTRRVIQQQDANGQISTFGWTQTGADAGTGTATVTDPRGFTINDTYQNGYLVAQADGDGKVSHFVWDESAQLKQFYDRLGSSTYFSYDSAGNLAWRKSPTDGYTETYAHNGSNDVTSATDFNGNTSTYTYDPAGNLASVSRPSIAGGTTPVTSASYVYNPNGTLQTSTDALGYTTQYSYDSQGDLTSVTSPEGRITSYTIDPAGRVTSIVEPRGNVTGANPDTYRTTQTWDNLDRIAKVTDPLGHATQAFYDPAGRLDHTLDAKGGTTSYAYSATGKPLTIQGPDLAVGPQRYTYDPNDNVATATSPAGVTTSYTYTSSNAVRTVSSTGTGTWTYDHDADGRITKATAPSGRSVTMTRTAKGHVSQVSYSDSTAAVSYTYDANGNRKTMTDTRGTTTYAYNAINQVTSASLGSTSFTYSYDQAGQLNRRTLPDGSAATQYAYDKDGRLKTVTSGTTTLASYAYAPGTGAVTTTLPGSITNTLQIDAAGRAASTQALKGSTVLTRSQYTLDELGNPTQIVNADGTTDSYAYSPLSRLTAACYGATSCTSTTPTAAFRFSYDGDGNTTSVMQPAGTTNYTYNNAGRVTARSGLKGTATYQYDADGNTTSDGTSSYTWNAASQLTAVTAGSNTTSYTYDGDNHRVSTTASRTTTTNSYDTLTGQLVLEQSSRSTLRKYDYGIGLLSMTAGNSIYSYLTDALGSVRGVATSTGTLSLGYSYNPYGDSRATTSGKSSPANPLQFTGGYLTGARYQLGARDYSSTDGRFLTPDPAGVPGRGYSYAASNPLAFTDPTGLSEHDWRKMINELANGVANVAGTIALVCAIAVVCAEISPIAGGISLAASAVEVLTSDQTTSCVSGHGSCPEAIVNAAIVSTAGKFGPAGKEAANGIKALAGAGDTFLYQKLSSAGEHLKYGIAKNPATRYTSSELAGGELNILAKGSRQEMLSLERSLHETLPIGPEEGQLFYIQKQIENGLRPPPYPW from the coding sequence GTGGCCTCCGAACCGCAGGAACCGCCGAAGCCGGTCATCCCTGAGGTCAAGCGCGGCCAGGGGAAAGACCCCGACCAGCATGGTCAGAGCACCTGGAAGAAACAGCAGGCCCAGCCTGCTGCCGGGGTGGCGACGGGCTCGCCGTACCTCCGGATCGATATGGAATCCAAGACGTACTACGGCCCGGATACCTACATCTGCTGGGACACCGCCTACATCAACCTGATCCAGGGCAGTCAGTACTTCATATGCGCAGTGGTCTTCCCCTATGACGCGAACGGGAATCCGACAAGCTTCTCCTCGTCAAACACTTTCGAGTTCATCGTCAAAGACGGGTGCGGCAACACCGTTTCCGACGTGACCCGCTACAACCTGTACACCGCCGGAACAAACCCCGCGGTGCTGACGGCGATGCAGAACGGTTCTGAGCTGGGCGTAGCCATAGGCTCCGGGGTGTTTGGCGTACCCTGGGACTCGTCCTGTTCTACCGGGTGGTCGATGACGGTCAACTTCTCCGGCTCCACAACGGATCCGACACCAGTCCCGGTGAACTCGACAGCCACAGTGATCGGCAACACGACGCCTCCACCGCCGCCACCGCCCATGCCCGCAGAACAGACGACCGGTGACGGCGCGCCCTATCACTCGGAGCAGGGCGATCCTGTTGACTCCCTCACCGGGGCTTTCAACTACCACCCGGATCGCATTGATCTTGGCTATGCGGCTCTCGGCGGCGGCCTGGCCCTGGGCCGCAGCTACTCCTCAGCGACGCAGCGGTCCAACCGCTTCGGGCCGGGCTGGTCCGATTCGTACGACGCAACCCTCCAGGCTGATCCGACGACAGGCAAGGTAACATACCACGACCCGGGCGGCTCCGTTCAGGTCTTCACGCCCGCCGGGGGCTCTAATTACACGTCGCCACTAGGGGTGAGATCCACGCTGGTCACGACCCCGACCGGATGGACTCTGACAACCAAAACCCAAATGGTCTTGACCTTCGACCTGAACGGCAGGCTGACCGGGACCAGGGACCGCAATGGCCAGGGCACAGTCCTGAACTGGACCGGCGGGCAACTGGCCTCTGTCACGGGCTCAGGGCGGAGCATTTCCTTCTCCTACAACCCCTTAGGGCTGGTCTCGGGAGTCACCGGCTCCGACGGGCGCACGGCCGGCTACCTGTATGACGCCAACGGCCGGCTTCAGACTTTCACCGACGTTATGGGGAAAGCGACCACATACGGCTACGACGGGAACAGTCTGCTCGCTTCCGTGCAGGACGCGAACAGCAACTTCCCGATCCGGAGCACCTACGATCCCAACACCCGTAGGGTGATCCAGCAGCAGGACGCCAACGGGCAGATCTCAACGTTCGGCTGGACGCAGACCGGCGCTGATGCAGGGACCGGGACAGCGACAGTGACCGACCCGAGGGGTTTCACGATCAACGATACCTATCAGAACGGGTATCTGGTCGCACAGGCTGACGGGGACGGCAAGGTCAGCCATTTCGTCTGGGACGAATCCGCCCAGCTCAAGCAATTCTACGACCGCCTCGGTAGCTCCACATATTTCTCCTACGACTCCGCGGGAAACCTGGCCTGGCGCAAGAGCCCCACCGACGGCTACACCGAGACGTATGCCCACAACGGCAGCAACGACGTCACTTCCGCCACCGACTTTAACGGCAACACTTCCACCTACACTTATGACCCCGCAGGGAACCTGGCATCGGTCAGCCGGCCCAGCATCGCCGGCGGGACCACCCCGGTCACCTCCGCCAGCTACGTCTACAACCCCAACGGGACACTCCAGACCTCCACAGACGCACTCGGCTACACCACCCAATACAGCTACGACTCCCAGGGTGACCTGACCTCGGTTACTTCTCCGGAGGGCAGGATCACCAGCTACACGATTGACCCGGCCGGTCGGGTCACCTCGATCGTTGAGCCGCGTGGCAATGTCACCGGTGCCAACCCGGACACGTACCGGACAACGCAAACGTGGGACAACCTCGACAGGATCGCTAAAGTCACGGATCCGCTTGGTCACGCCACCCAGGCCTTCTACGATCCGGCGGGACGCCTCGACCACACCCTTGACGCCAAGGGAGGCACGACCAGTTACGCCTACTCGGCCACAGGAAAACCTCTCACCATCCAAGGGCCGGATCTCGCGGTCGGACCCCAGCGTTACACCTATGACCCGAACGACAACGTCGCGACCGCGACGTCGCCCGCGGGCGTCACCACGAGCTACACGTACACCAGCTCCAACGCCGTCCGCACCGTCTCGTCCACAGGCACCGGTACGTGGACCTATGACCACGACGCCGACGGACGGATCACCAAAGCCACTGCGCCCAGCGGCCGTTCGGTGACCATGACCCGGACGGCCAAGGGCCATGTGTCCCAGGTCTCCTACAGCGACTCGACGGCCGCCGTGAGCTATACCTACGACGCCAACGGCAACCGTAAGACGATGACCGACACGCGCGGCACCACCACCTACGCCTACAACGCGATCAACCAGGTCACTTCCGCATCCCTTGGCAGCACGTCGTTCACGTACAGCTACGACCAGGCCGGGCAGCTCAACCGGCGCACACTTCCTGACGGGAGTGCGGCAACCCAATACGCATACGACAAAGACGGCCGACTCAAGACCGTCACCTCCGGGACCACAACGCTGGCCTCCTATGCCTACGCCCCGGGGACCGGCGCTGTGACCACGACGCTCCCGGGATCGATTACCAACACCCTCCAGATCGACGCCGCCGGCAGGGCAGCGTCCACTCAGGCACTAAAAGGCTCAACCGTCCTGACCCGCAGCCAGTACACCCTCGACGAGCTCGGCAACCCGACCCAGATCGTCAACGCGGACGGCACCACCGACAGCTACGCCTACAGCCCGCTGAGCCGGCTGACCGCCGCCTGCTACGGGGCCACCAGCTGCACCTCGACCACACCCACGGCGGCCTTCAGGTTCAGCTACGACGGCGACGGCAACACCACCTCTGTGATGCAGCCCGCGGGCACCACCAACTACACCTACAACAACGCCGGAAGGGTCACAGCACGGTCAGGACTCAAGGGCACCGCCACCTACCAGTACGACGCCGACGGCAACACCACCTCAGACGGCACCTCCAGCTACACCTGGAATGCAGCCAGCCAGCTCACCGCCGTCACCGCAGGATCAAACACAACCAGCTACACCTACGACGGCGATAACCACCGGGTGAGCACCACGGCCAGCCGGACAACCACCACCAACTCCTACGACACGTTGACCGGCCAGCTCGTACTGGAACAGAGCAGCAGGTCAACCCTCCGCAAGTACGACTACGGCATCGGCCTGCTCAGCATGACCGCCGGGAACAGCATCTACAGCTACCTCACCGACGCCCTTGGTTCTGTCCGCGGGGTGGCAACATCAACGGGCACCCTGAGCCTGGGCTACAGCTACAACCCCTACGGGGACTCCCGGGCAACAACGTCGGGCAAGAGCTCCCCGGCGAACCCGCTGCAGTTCACCGGCGGCTACCTCACGGGAGCGCGCTACCAGCTGGGAGCCCGTGACTACAGCTCCACCGACGGACGATTCCTCACCCCCGACCCGGCAGGAGTCCCCGGCCGCGGCTACTCATACGCCGCCAGCAACCCGCTCGCGTTCACTGACCCCACAGGCCTGAGCGAGCACGACTGGCGCAAAATGATCAACGAACTGGCCAACGGCGTCGCCAACGTCGCAGGAACAATCGCCCTCGTCTGCGCCATCGCAGTGGTTTGCGCTGAGATTTCCCCGATAGCCGGCGGCATCTCCCTCGCCGCGTCCGCCGTCGAGGTACTCACCAGCGACCAGACAACTTCATGTGTCTCCGGCCACGGCTCCTGCCCCGAAGCCATCGTCAACGCCGCCATCGTGTCTACAGCAGGCAAGTTCGGGCCAGCGGGCAAAGAGGCCGCAAACGGCATCAAGGCGCTGGCGGGCGCTGGCGACACCTTTCTCTATCAAAAGCTAAGCTCGGCCGGCGAGCACCTCAAGTACGGGATAGCGAAGAATCCCGCCACCCGATATACCTCGTCTGAACTCGCTGGTGGCGAGCTCAATATCCTTGCCAAGGGGTCAAGACAAGAGATGCTTTCCCTCGAACGCTCACTTCACGAGACTCTGCCAATCGGTCCAGAAGAGGGACAGTTATTCTACATTCAGAAGCAGATCGAAAACGGTCTCCGTCCACCACCCTATCCTTGGTAG
- a CDS encoding ComEC/Rec2 family competence protein has protein sequence MALGVAACLLFAARAAAPRSLRTFPATLAVACFFGAAVAAHAAMEAGPRQDGPVADAAATRDSVVIHVLIVGDPRELGTDSRGSGRWAIPAEVIDIAADGMLIRSRTRILLTGGEGWDQVVPGQEVRTAGKLKPPKPGQVEAGVLAAATPPMRPDSRHKPDTRRSTEAQSNPEAPGNIPQGPAQLKKQFASAAEWLRGDAAGLLPGMVTGDTTGLDEGLEAAMKTTGTTHLTAVSGKKICNMIWVQFGAISRIPAGQSDFKYPSPLNSL, from the coding sequence GTGGCTTTGGGTGTCGCCGCGTGTCTTCTTTTCGCCGCTCGGGCCGCGGCCCCTCGAAGCCTGAGGACCTTTCCTGCCACTCTGGCCGTGGCGTGCTTTTTCGGAGCGGCCGTGGCCGCCCACGCCGCAATGGAAGCCGGGCCACGCCAGGACGGTCCGGTTGCCGACGCTGCGGCTACACGCGATTCGGTTGTCATCCACGTGTTGATCGTGGGTGATCCCCGCGAACTGGGCACGGACTCACGTGGATCGGGACGGTGGGCCATACCTGCCGAAGTAATCGATATTGCGGCCGACGGCATGCTCATCCGCTCCCGCACAAGAATTCTGCTGACCGGAGGCGAAGGCTGGGACCAGGTCGTCCCGGGACAGGAGGTAAGAACCGCAGGAAAACTGAAGCCGCCAAAACCAGGACAAGTCGAGGCCGGTGTCCTTGCCGCGGCCACCCCACCCATGCGGCCGGACTCACGGCACAAGCCTGACACGCGGCGCAGTACTGAAGCTCAAAGCAACCCGGAAGCCCCTGGCAACATTCCCCAGGGTCCAGCGCAATTGAAAAAGCAATTCGCCTCGGCCGCCGAATGGTTGCGGGGCGACGCAGCCGGACTCCTGCCCGGAATGGTCACGGGCGACACCACCGGCTTGGACGAAGGCCTGGAGGCGGCGATGAAAACCACCGGCACCACCCACCTCACTGCGGTCAGCGGCAAGAAAATATGCAATATGATATGGGTTCAATTCGGGGCAATTTCGCGCATCCCCGCAGGTCAAAGCGATTTCAAGTACCCATCTCCTCTTAATAGTTTGTGA
- a CDS encoding nuclease-related domain-containing protein, which translates to MSANESGVAGSSARREYERRKAKDEERLREKWGRFGGLAVALSDDRQSTKAWDKGAIGEERLGARLNDMATEDLAVLHDRRIPGSKANIDHIAITSGGIWVIDAKRYKGRPELKVEGGILRPRVEKLLVGRRDCTKLVDGVLKQVDVVRDLVGGIPVTGALCFIEADWPLTGGAFSTRGVHVLWPKRLAKVLMEQTAGDVDVARTLESVASRFRSA; encoded by the coding sequence TTGTCGGCCAATGAGTCCGGGGTAGCCGGGTCGTCCGCCCGACGCGAATATGAGCGCCGCAAGGCGAAGGACGAGGAAAGGCTTCGCGAGAAGTGGGGTCGCTTCGGTGGCCTCGCGGTCGCCCTCTCTGACGACCGGCAAAGCACCAAGGCCTGGGACAAGGGTGCGATCGGTGAGGAACGCCTCGGCGCTCGGCTGAATGACATGGCCACCGAGGACCTCGCTGTCCTTCACGACCGGCGCATTCCGGGCTCGAAGGCCAACATTGACCACATCGCCATCACTAGCGGTGGAATCTGGGTGATCGACGCCAAGCGGTACAAGGGACGGCCTGAACTGAAGGTCGAGGGCGGCATCCTTCGCCCACGGGTCGAGAAACTCCTGGTCGGCCGCCGTGATTGCACGAAGCTGGTCGACGGTGTACTCAAACAGGTCGACGTCGTGCGCGACCTCGTCGGAGGTATTCCGGTTACCGGGGCGCTGTGCTTCATCGAGGCCGACTGGCCCCTGACCGGGGGCGCGTTCTCGACTCGTGGCGTTCACGTGCTCTGGCCGAAACGGTTGGCCAAAGTGCTTATGGAGCAGACAGCCGGCGACGTTGATGTGGCGAGGACGCTTGAGTCGGTAGCCTCCCGATTCAGGTCTGCGTGA
- a CDS encoding HNH endonuclease signature motif containing protein yields the protein MEAIGYFDTRQGLASRGLSGVSRHTRVPHLAGVPGGLALVELRGRGGRQGALDRAVAALRSLAEKAADDVGVLGLEEAVAFASGVEELSRTLDYLQLLAAAGLDQARNDEPGTRPGWTTGWATGRAADADTGADKGSGTGWTSGISAAEADAQDGATVQGGSPGSVQAGSARGGEFRSTAEHLRSLLRISAAEARRRLALARELLPRRGLTGETVPARHGETAAALASGVIGSGAAGIITMAVAKVRPLCAPEKAAEMEHTLARTAAENDQDFLARVARRWVEAIDQDGPEPSEESLRHHQGAFLRRPKHGLAHVEIFATAEQYEHLLTVMNTAANPRTRQGGVLRGAVPACVEPSGGFFGDSSADSSGDSSADLSADSSGEAPENAGPLDRRSRAQKLLDGLVGACRLALATGSLPATGGHRPQILATIDHRDLFPQDSQDPQPGQPALFNRPRQGSGTGSFTFTGPVPAATLRKLACDADIIPVVLGTEGQVLDIGRASRIFPPHIRKAITARDKGCAFPGCTMPAPWCEAHHIEYWSRGGPTSAANGTLLCSHHHHLIHKEDWHIQVRAGVPWFIPPPHTDPHRTPRRNHYFQI from the coding sequence ATGGAAGCCATCGGATACTTCGACACCCGGCAGGGCCTTGCGTCCCGCGGGCTTTCCGGGGTGTCCCGCCATACCCGTGTTCCACATCTTGCCGGGGTTCCGGGCGGGCTGGCGTTGGTGGAGCTGCGCGGCCGGGGCGGCCGGCAGGGCGCCCTGGACAGGGCCGTGGCGGCGCTAAGGTCGCTGGCCGAAAAGGCGGCCGACGACGTCGGAGTCCTGGGTCTCGAGGAGGCTGTCGCGTTCGCGTCCGGGGTGGAGGAACTCTCCCGCACCCTGGATTATCTCCAACTGCTCGCCGCGGCCGGGCTGGACCAGGCCCGGAACGATGAACCCGGCACCCGGCCGGGCTGGACGACCGGCTGGGCCACCGGCCGGGCCGCCGACGCGGACACAGGCGCGGACAAAGGCTCCGGCACGGGCTGGACCTCCGGGATCTCCGCGGCGGAGGCGGACGCGCAGGATGGCGCCACCGTGCAGGGTGGTTCGCCCGGTTCTGTGCAGGCGGGAAGCGCCAGGGGCGGGGAGTTCAGGTCCACGGCCGAGCATCTGCGGTCGTTGCTGCGCATCAGCGCCGCCGAGGCCAGGCGCCGGCTCGCCCTGGCCCGGGAGCTGCTGCCGCGCCGGGGACTCACCGGAGAAACCGTCCCCGCCCGGCACGGGGAAACGGCCGCGGCGCTGGCCTCCGGGGTGATCGGATCCGGTGCGGCCGGGATCATCACCATGGCCGTGGCGAAGGTGCGCCCGCTGTGCGCCCCGGAGAAAGCCGCGGAAATGGAACACACCCTGGCCCGCACCGCGGCGGAAAACGACCAGGACTTCCTGGCCAGGGTGGCCCGGCGCTGGGTCGAGGCGATCGACCAGGACGGCCCGGAACCGTCCGAAGAATCCCTCCGCCACCACCAAGGGGCGTTCCTGCGCCGCCCCAAGCACGGCCTGGCGCACGTGGAGATCTTCGCCACCGCCGAACAATACGAACACCTGCTCACGGTCATGAACACCGCCGCCAACCCCCGCACCCGCCAAGGCGGCGTACTCCGGGGCGCGGTTCCTGCCTGCGTGGAACCCTCCGGCGGTTTCTTCGGCGATTCGTCCGCCGATTCGTCCGGCGATTCGTCCGCCGATCTGTCTGCTGATTCGTCCGGCGAGGCGCCGGAGAATGCCGGGCCGCTGGACCGGCGTTCGAGGGCGCAGAAGCTCCTGGACGGTCTGGTCGGCGCCTGCCGGCTCGCCCTGGCCACCGGGTCCCTGCCCGCCACGGGCGGCCACCGACCGCAGATCCTGGCCACCATCGACCACCGCGACCTCTTCCCCCAAGACAGCCAGGACCCGCAGCCCGGGCAGCCTGCCCTGTTCAACCGGCCCCGGCAGGGCAGCGGCACCGGGTCCTTCACGTTCACGGGTCCCGTGCCGGCGGCGACGTTGCGGAAGCTCGCCTGCGACGCGGATATCATCCCCGTGGTCCTGGGCACCGAGGGCCAGGTCCTGGACATCGGGCGCGCCTCCAGGATCTTCCCGCCGCATATCCGCAAGGCCATCACGGCGCGGGACAAGGGCTGCGCGTTCCCCGGATGCACCATGCCGGCCCCGTGGTGCGAGGCCCACCACATCGAGTACTGGTCCCGCGGCGGACCCACGAGCGCCGCGAACGGGACGCTGCTGTGCAGTCATCACCACCACCTGATCCACAAGGAAGACTGGCACATCCAGGTCCGCGCAGGCGTCCCCTGGTTCATCCCGCCACCCCACACCGACCCGCACCGGACACCCCGAAGAAACCACTACTTCCAAATATGA
- a CDS encoding (4Fe-4S)-binding protein, with product MDGIVDRPAIREYSADGIVVTWEPGRCEHAAECVRGLPRVFDRDRRPWIDATGAAVDEIVTVIDRCPSFALGYRTGDGRTRTAPAA from the coding sequence ATGGACGGCATAGTCGATCGGCCGGCGATCCGCGAGTACTCGGCGGACGGGATTGTGGTGACCTGGGAACCGGGACGGTGCGAGCACGCCGCCGAGTGCGTCCGCGGGCTGCCGCGGGTCTTCGACCGCGACCGTCGGCCGTGGATCGATGCCACGGGCGCGGCGGTCGATGAGATCGTGACTGTGATCGATCGCTGCCCGAGCTTCGCGCTGGGCTACCGGACCGGCGACGGCCGGACGCGCACCGCACCAGCCGCCTGA